Proteins encoded within one genomic window of Pararhizobium capsulatum DSM 1112:
- a CDS encoding DUF1402 family protein, which translates to MLLVSVLALASVEAHADVRRMREGNRNVEQPTVPGASVRRTKAGKTSFDAKYEKVHRLLASDRKLMSKIKSTAAAYGIDPIHMIGAIVGEHTYNVDAYDRLQSYYVKAAAYAGNSFRFGYQDETVAQFVARPQFAECQGKKSSYALWSCRENVWEQDFRGKNVGGISYPNNRFSAVFFQPFFAGQTFGLGQINPLTALMLTDMVSRVSGYPRLDENDAAGVYQAIMDPDQSLAYMAASIRHSIDAYKSIAGVDISDNPGITSTLYNVGNPDQRAATFAAKRKSGGADWPEENYYGWLVNDKLAELRALL; encoded by the coding sequence ATGCTTCTCGTTTCAGTTCTGGCGCTGGCAAGTGTCGAGGCGCATGCCGATGTCCGTCGCATGCGGGAGGGAAACCGCAACGTCGAGCAGCCGACTGTGCCGGGCGCTTCCGTGCGCCGCACCAAGGCGGGCAAAACCTCTTTCGATGCGAAATACGAGAAGGTGCATCGGCTGCTCGCGAGCGACCGCAAGCTAATGAGCAAGATCAAATCGACAGCGGCTGCCTATGGCATTGATCCGATCCACATGATCGGCGCGATCGTCGGCGAGCATACTTATAATGTCGATGCCTACGACCGGCTGCAGTCCTATTATGTCAAGGCGGCTGCCTATGCCGGCAATAGTTTCCGCTTTGGCTACCAGGACGAGACCGTTGCCCAGTTCGTGGCGCGGCCGCAATTTGCCGAATGCCAGGGCAAGAAAAGCTCCTATGCGCTCTGGAGCTGCCGCGAAAATGTTTGGGAACAGGATTTCCGCGGCAAGAATGTCGGCGGCATCTCTTATCCTAACAATCGTTTCAGCGCCGTGTTCTTCCAGCCCTTTTTCGCCGGCCAGACCTTTGGTCTCGGCCAGATCAATCCGCTGACGGCGCTGATGCTGACCGACATGGTTTCGCGCGTTTCGGGTTACCCGCGGCTGGACGAGAATGATGCGGCCGGTGTTTACCAGGCAATTATGGACCCCGACCAGTCGCTTGCCTATATGGCAGCGTCGATCCGCCATTCGATCGATGCCTACAAGTCGATCGCCGGCGTCGATATATCAGACAATCCAGGCATCACCTCGACACTGTATAATGTCGGAAACCCGGATCAGCGGGCTGCGACCTTTGCAGCAAAGCGCAAGAGCGGCGGTGCCGACTGGCCGGAAGAAAATTATTACGGCTGGCTGGTCAACGACAAGCTCGCGGAACTGCGCGCACTGCTCTAG
- the hisA gene encoding 1-(5-phosphoribosyl)-5-[(5-phosphoribosylamino)methylideneamino]imidazole-4-carboxamide isomerase: MILFPAIDLKDGQCVRLKLGDMEQATVYNPDPGAQAKAFEDQGFEWLHVVDLNGAFAGETVNGAAVDAILTATRNPVQLGGGIRTLDHIENWLSRGLARVILGTVAVRDPALVIEACKKFPGKVAVGIDAKGGKVAVEGWAEASELGIIELAKKFEGAGVSAIIYTDIDRDGILTGINWASTLELAEAVSIPVIASGGLASIDDIRRMLEPDAAKLEGAISGRALYDGRIDPAEALSLIRVAKGKA, translated from the coding sequence ATGATCCTCTTTCCCGCCATCGACCTCAAAGACGGCCAGTGCGTGCGCCTCAAGCTCGGCGACATGGAGCAGGCGACCGTCTACAATCCCGATCCCGGCGCCCAGGCCAAGGCTTTCGAAGACCAGGGCTTCGAATGGCTTCACGTCGTCGACTTGAACGGCGCCTTTGCCGGCGAAACGGTCAATGGCGCCGCTGTCGATGCCATCCTCACGGCAACCAGGAACCCGGTGCAGCTGGGCGGCGGCATCCGCACGCTCGATCATATCGAAAATTGGCTGTCGCGTGGCCTTGCCCGCGTCATTCTCGGTACCGTCGCCGTGCGTGATCCGGCTCTTGTCATCGAAGCCTGCAAGAAATTCCCCGGCAAGGTCGCTGTTGGCATCGATGCCAAGGGCGGCAAGGTGGCAGTCGAGGGCTGGGCGGAAGCTTCAGAGCTCGGCATCATCGAGCTTGCCAAGAAGTTTGAAGGAGCCGGCGTTTCCGCGATCATTTACACCGACATTGACCGCGACGGCATCCTGACCGGCATCAACTGGGCCTCGACGCTGGAGCTGGCGGAAGCCGTTTCAATCCCCGTCATAGCTTCTGGCGGTCTTGCGTCGATCGACGATATCCGTCGCATGCTCGAGCCGGACGCCGCCAAGCTTGAAGGTGCGATCTCGGGCCGGGCGCTCTATGACGGCCGTATCGACCCGGCTGAAGCGTTGAGCCTCATCCGCGTAGCGAAAGGAAAAGCCTGA
- a CDS encoding cytochrome P450, producing MDKRPDPFEPPAPAMRARLLTRLEVIRTVLRNPLELWGEPSYTLPWIETKFFNQRTLIVNDPDLIRYILVENASNYEMSQVRRLILRPILRDGLLTAEGEVWKRSRKAMAPVFTPRHAHGFAAQMLAKTEEYATRYEEPARDGGVVNIATDMTELTFEVLSETLFSGQIATETEGFADSVDQLLHRMGRVDPMDIMLAPTWVPRLTRIGGRKVMARFYGIVYDTMDRRRTLMKTEPESVPRDFLTLLLELEGPGGLSTEEIADNILTFIGAGHETTARALAWTFYCVANAPHVRQAMEDEIDTVLAEGAEPVEWLERMPNVRAAFEEAMRLYPPAPSINRAAIEDDQWTSKSGETVVIPKGISVLVMPWTLHRHTLYWDRPRAFMPERFLPGNREKLHRFQYLPFGAGPRICIGATFALQEAVIALAVLMKRYRFDRTPETNPWPIQRLTTQPRGGLPLRVTAR from the coding sequence ATGGACAAGCGACCTGATCCCTTTGAACCGCCGGCTCCTGCAATGCGGGCAAGGTTGCTGACGCGGCTGGAAGTCATCCGCACCGTGCTGCGCAATCCGTTGGAGCTCTGGGGCGAGCCGTCCTACACGCTGCCCTGGATCGAGACGAAGTTCTTCAACCAGCGCACCCTGATCGTCAACGATCCCGATCTCATCCGCTATATCCTCGTCGAGAATGCCTCGAATTACGAGATGTCACAGGTTCGCCGGCTTATCCTGAGGCCGATCCTGCGCGATGGCTTGCTGACGGCCGAGGGTGAAGTCTGGAAGCGATCCCGCAAGGCGATGGCGCCGGTGTTCACGCCGCGCCACGCTCACGGTTTTGCAGCCCAGATGCTGGCGAAAACCGAGGAGTATGCCACGCGCTATGAGGAGCCGGCGCGCGACGGGGGCGTCGTCAATATCGCGACCGATATGACCGAACTTACCTTCGAAGTTCTCTCCGAAACCCTGTTTTCCGGCCAGATCGCCACCGAGACGGAAGGGTTTGCCGATAGCGTCGATCAGCTGTTGCACCGCATGGGCCGGGTCGATCCCATGGACATCATGCTTGCGCCAACATGGGTGCCGCGGCTGACCCGGATCGGAGGGCGCAAGGTCATGGCGCGCTTCTACGGCATCGTCTACGACACGATGGATCGGCGTCGCACGTTGATGAAGACGGAGCCTGAAAGTGTTCCGCGGGACTTCCTCACCTTGCTTCTGGAGCTTGAAGGTCCCGGCGGCCTTTCGACGGAAGAGATCGCCGACAATATCCTGACCTTCATCGGCGCCGGCCACGAGACGACGGCACGGGCACTCGCCTGGACATTCTATTGCGTCGCCAATGCCCCGCATGTGCGACAAGCGATGGAGGATGAAATCGATACCGTGCTCGCAGAGGGTGCCGAGCCGGTCGAGTGGCTGGAGCGGATGCCGAACGTTCGTGCCGCCTTCGAGGAGGCGATGCGGCTTTATCCGCCGGCGCCCTCCATTAACCGTGCAGCCATAGAAGACGATCAATGGACGTCGAAATCGGGCGAAACCGTCGTCATTCCCAAAGGCATCTCCGTTCTCGTGATGCCGTGGACGCTGCACCGGCACACGCTCTATTGGGATCGTCCGCGCGCGTTCATGCCGGAGCGTTTCCTGCCTGGCAATCGCGAGAAGCTGCATCGTTTCCAGTATCTGCCCTTCGGTGCCGGCCCGCGTATCTGTATCGGCGCAACCTTCGCCCTGCAGGAAGCGGTGATTGCGCTGGCCGTCCTGATGAAGCGCTATCGTTTCGATAGGACGCCGGAGACCAATCCCTGGCCGATCCAGCGGCTGACGACCCAGCCTAGGGGCGGCCTGCCGCTGCGGGTGACGGCTCGCTGA
- the arfB gene encoding alternative ribosome rescue aminoacyl-tRNA hydrolase ArfB: MASEPLYINDRIVIAGWELTEQFVLAGGPGGQNVNKVSTAVQLFYGIASSPALPERVRENAIKLAGRKVSKDGVLMIEASRFRSQERNREDARERLKELILKAAEPPPPPRRKTRPTKGSIERRLKEKSGRGEIKKMRGRPDGD; the protein is encoded by the coding sequence ATGGCCAGCGAACCACTTTACATCAACGACCGTATCGTTATCGCCGGCTGGGAGCTGACGGAGCAATTCGTGCTGGCCGGCGGCCCGGGCGGACAGAACGTCAACAAGGTTTCGACCGCGGTTCAGCTTTTCTACGGGATAGCATCGTCCCCAGCGCTGCCAGAGCGGGTGCGCGAAAACGCTATCAAGCTTGCGGGGCGAAAGGTTTCCAAGGACGGCGTGCTGATGATCGAGGCCAGCCGGTTTCGCAGCCAGGAGCGCAATCGGGAGGACGCGCGCGAGCGGCTGAAGGAGCTTATCCTCAAAGCGGCCGAGCCGCCACCACCGCCGCGCCGCAAGACCCGCCCGACCAAGGGTTCGATCGAGCGGCGGCTAAAGGAAAAGTCCGGCCGTGGCGAAATCAAGAAGATGCGCGGCCGCCCCGACGGAGATTGA
- the hisH gene encoding imidazole glycerol phosphate synthase subunit HisH, whose translation MRVAIIDYGSGNLRSATKAFERAVREGGLDTQVELTDKADRVATADRIVLPGVGAYADCRAGLDAVDGMQQAIEEVVEKHGRPFLGICVGMQLMSSRGLEKKTTKGFGWIKGDVVEMTPPTLKIPQIGWNTLTLARPHALFEGIPTGSDGLHAYFVHSYHLAAENADDLVATTGYGGPVTAFVANGNKAGSQFHPEKSQTLGLALISNFLRWKP comes from the coding sequence ATGCGCGTCGCCATTATCGACTACGGCTCGGGCAACCTTCGTTCGGCCACAAAGGCCTTCGAACGGGCCGTGCGCGAAGGCGGTCTGGATACCCAGGTCGAACTGACCGACAAGGCCGACCGGGTGGCGACTGCCGACCGGATCGTACTACCGGGGGTCGGCGCCTATGCCGATTGTCGCGCCGGCCTTGATGCCGTCGACGGCATGCAGCAGGCAATCGAAGAGGTTGTTGAAAAACACGGCCGGCCGTTCCTCGGCATCTGTGTCGGTATGCAGCTGATGTCTTCGCGCGGTCTTGAAAAGAAGACGACCAAAGGCTTTGGCTGGATCAAGGGCGATGTCGTCGAGATGACGCCGCCGACCCTGAAGATCCCGCAGATCGGCTGGAATACGCTGACGCTTGCCCGTCCGCACGCGCTTTTTGAAGGTATCCCGACGGGCTCCGATGGATTGCACGCCTATTTCGTGCATTCCTACCACCTTGCCGCTGAAAACGCCGACGACCTCGTCGCCACCACCGGTTACGGTGGTCCGGTCACGGCTTTCGTCGCCAATGGCAACAAGGCCGGCTCGCAATTCCACCCAGAAAAAAGCCAGACGCTCGGCCTCGCCTTGATTTCCAATTTCCTGCGCTGGAAGCCCTGA
- the hisB gene encoding imidazoleglycerol-phosphate dehydratase HisB: protein MAEEKTSRTGSVSRKTNETSVTVSVNIDGTGTSRISTGVGFFDHMLDQLSRHSLIDMDIVAEGDLHVDDHHTVEDTGIAIGQAISKALGDRRGITRYASLDLAMDETMTKAAVDLSGRPFLVWNVDFSAPKIGTFDTELVREFFNALAQHAGITLHVQNIYGANNHHISETCFKAVARVLRVATEIDPRQAGRVPSTKGTLV, encoded by the coding sequence ATGGCAGAGGAAAAGACCAGCCGCACCGGCAGCGTTTCGCGCAAGACGAACGAGACGTCGGTGACCGTATCCGTCAATATCGACGGTACGGGGACGTCCCGGATATCCACGGGAGTCGGCTTCTTTGACCATATGCTGGACCAGCTTTCCCGCCATTCTCTGATCGACATGGACATCGTTGCCGAGGGTGACCTGCATGTCGACGACCACCACACCGTAGAAGACACCGGTATCGCCATCGGCCAGGCGATCTCCAAGGCACTTGGCGATCGTCGCGGCATCACTCGTTATGCCTCCCTCGATCTTGCGATGGACGAAACGATGACCAAGGCCGCCGTGGATCTCTCCGGACGGCCGTTCCTCGTCTGGAATGTCGACTTTTCCGCACCGAAGATCGGCACCTTCGACACCGAGCTGGTGCGCGAATTCTTCAACGCGCTCGCCCAGCACGCCGGCATCACGCTGCATGTGCAGAACATTTACGGCGCCAACAACCATCATATCTCCGAAACCTGCTTCAAGGCCGTCGCTCGCGTTCTGCGCGTGGCGACAGAGATTGATCCACGCCAGGCAGGCCGTGTCCCCTCCACCAAGGGAACTCTGGTCTGA
- the hslU gene encoding ATP-dependent protease ATPase subunit HslU, which yields MTTFSPREIVSELDRFIIGQHDAKRAVAIALRNRWRRQQLSDELRDEVMPKNILMIGPTGVGKTEISRRLAKLAGAPFIKVEATKFTEVGYVGRDVEQIVRDLVEVGIGLVREKKRAEVKAKAHQNAEERVLDALVGATASPATRDSFRKKLRANEIDDKEIDIEVADAGTPGGGFEIPGMPGANIGVLNLSEMFGKAMGGRTKKVRTTVKDSYNVLINDESDKLLDNEQIQREAIRSAENDGIVFLDEIDKIAARDGGMGAGVSREGVQRDLLPLVEGTTVATKYGPVKTDHILFIASGAFHVSKPSDLLPELQGRLPIRVELKALTKEDFRRILTETEASLIRQYIALLDTEGVELTFTDDALDALADVAVKLNSSVENIGARRLQTVMERVLDDISFVAPDKSGEKLTIDAEYVQKHVGDLAANTDLSRYIL from the coding sequence ATGACAACATTTTCCCCCCGCGAAATCGTGTCGGAGCTCGACCGGTTCATCATCGGCCAGCATGATGCCAAGCGCGCCGTCGCGATCGCGCTGCGCAACCGCTGGCGTCGCCAGCAGCTTTCAGACGAGCTGCGCGACGAAGTCATGCCGAAGAACATCCTGATGATCGGCCCGACCGGCGTCGGCAAGACGGAAATCTCCCGCCGCCTCGCCAAGCTCGCTGGCGCGCCTTTCATCAAGGTCGAAGCGACGAAATTCACCGAGGTCGGTTATGTCGGCCGCGATGTCGAGCAGATCGTGCGCGATCTGGTCGAGGTCGGCATCGGCCTGGTGCGCGAGAAGAAGCGTGCCGAGGTGAAGGCCAAGGCGCATCAGAATGCGGAAGAGCGTGTGCTGGATGCGCTGGTCGGCGCAACGGCTTCACCCGCCACCCGCGACAGTTTCCGCAAGAAGCTGCGTGCCAACGAGATCGACGACAAGGAAATCGATATCGAAGTGGCCGATGCCGGGACGCCCGGAGGCGGCTTCGAGATCCCCGGCATGCCCGGTGCCAATATCGGCGTGCTCAACCTGTCGGAAATGTTCGGCAAGGCCATGGGCGGCCGTACCAAAAAGGTGCGCACAACCGTCAAGGACAGCTATAATGTGCTGATCAACGACGAATCCGACAAGCTGCTCGACAACGAGCAGATCCAGCGCGAAGCGATCCGCTCCGCCGAGAACGACGGCATCGTCTTCCTTGACGAGATCGACAAGATTGCCGCCCGCGATGGAGGCATGGGTGCCGGCGTTTCACGCGAAGGCGTGCAGCGAGACCTGTTGCCGCTGGTCGAAGGCACCACGGTTGCCACCAAATACGGGCCGGTGAAGACGGATCACATCCTCTTCATCGCGTCCGGTGCGTTCCATGTGTCGAAGCCATCGGATCTGCTGCCGGAACTGCAGGGCCGCCTGCCGATCCGGGTTGAACTCAAGGCCCTCACCAAGGAAGATTTTCGCCGCATCCTGACGGAAACCGAAGCGAGCCTGATCCGCCAGTACATCGCACTTCTTGACACCGAAGGCGTTGAGCTGACCTTCACCGACGACGCGCTCGATGCGCTCGCCGACGTCGCGGTCAAGCTCAACTCCAGTGTCGAGAACATCGGTGCACGGCGTCTGCAGACGGTAATGGAGCGCGTGCTAGACGACATTTCCTTCGTCGCGCCCGACAAATCCGGGGAAAAGCTGACCATCGATGCGGAATATGTTCAAAAGCATGTCGGCGACCTCGCGGCCAATACCGACCTGTCGCGTTATATATTGTGA
- the lysM gene encoding peptidoglycan-binding protein LysM: MGLFSFIKNAGKKLGIGGEDDAPDAEAVKKELSSHDLGTEKVDVSVVNDKIVLSGVVKDQSVFEKAVVAVGNTLGVSQVEASDLKVAEAGSEPAPAKTPVLYTVKKGDNLWKIAESQYGKGKGAKNTAIFDANRPMLSHPDKIYPGQVLRIPDLSEV; the protein is encoded by the coding sequence ATGGGTCTTTTCAGCTTTATAAAAAATGCCGGCAAGAAGCTCGGCATCGGCGGCGAGGACGATGCGCCCGACGCCGAAGCCGTGAAAAAGGAACTGTCGTCGCACGATCTCGGTACGGAAAAGGTCGATGTATCCGTGGTCAACGACAAGATCGTGCTGTCAGGTGTCGTCAAGGATCAGAGCGTCTTCGAGAAGGCCGTTGTCGCCGTCGGAAACACCCTTGGTGTCTCGCAGGTCGAAGCCTCGGACCTGAAGGTTGCGGAGGCCGGATCAGAACCCGCCCCTGCAAAGACGCCGGTACTCTACACGGTCAAGAAGGGCGACAATCTCTGGAAGATCGCCGAAAGCCAGTACGGCAAAGGCAAGGGCGCCAAGAACACGGCAATCTTCGATGCCAATCGCCCGATGCTGAGCCATCCTGACAAGATTTATCCCGGCCAGGTTCTGCGTATCCCGGATTTAAGCGAGGTTTGA
- the hslV gene encoding ATP-dependent protease subunit HslV yields MSEQNPYGTMHATTIITVRKGGQVVMAGDGQVSLGQTVMKGNARKVRRLGKGDVIAGFAGATADAFTLLERLEAKLEQYPDQLMRAAVELAKDWRTNKYLRNLEAMMLVADKSITLAITGNGDVLEPEHGTIAIGSGGNYAYAAARALMDTDKTAEEIARRAMEIAGDICVYTNGNIVVETLDASA; encoded by the coding sequence ATGAGTGAACAAAATCCTTACGGAACCATGCATGCGACCACGATCATCACCGTGCGCAAGGGCGGGCAGGTGGTCATGGCCGGCGACGGCCAGGTCAGTCTCGGCCAGACCGTGATGAAGGGCAACGCCCGCAAGGTGCGCCGTCTTGGCAAGGGTGATGTCATCGCCGGATTTGCCGGCGCCACCGCCGATGCCTTTACCCTCCTCGAACGCCTCGAAGCCAAGCTGGAGCAATATCCCGACCAGCTGATGCGCGCCGCCGTCGAGCTCGCCAAGGACTGGCGCACCAACAAATATCTGCGCAATCTCGAGGCGATGATGCTTGTTGCCGACAAGTCGATCACGCTCGCCATCACCGGCAATGGTGATGTTCTGGAACCGGAACATGGCACGATCGCCATCGGCTCGGGCGGCAACTATGCCTATGCCGCAGCCCGCGCCCTGATGGATACTGACAAGACGGCGGAAGAAATTGCCCGCCGGGCGATGGAGATCGCCGGTGACATCTGCGTCTATACCAACGGCAATATCGTCGTGGAGACGCTGGATGCCAGCGCTTGA
- the coaA gene encoding type I pantothenate kinase, protein MTIAAKDFAPADVPDHFDNKDYSPYRFYTAEEWSKFRADTPLTLTADEVHRLRSLNDPVDLDEVRRIYLSLSRLLSAHVESSQMLFEQRKRFLSMSGEAKTPFVIGIAGSVAVGKSTTARILAELLSRWPSSPKVDLVTTDGFLYPNAVLQRENMMERKGFPESYDIGALLRFLSAIKAGQPNVKAPSYSHLTYDVLPDTFKIIDRPDILIFEGINVLQSRNLPADGRIVPMVSDFFDFSIYIDAEEELIHSWYVNRFMRLRQTAFRNPESFFKRYAEISEEAALAIAEGLWANINLKNLRQNILPTRPRADIILQKGPNHLTEKVALRKL, encoded by the coding sequence ATGACCATCGCGGCAAAAGACTTCGCCCCTGCGGACGTTCCCGATCATTTCGATAACAAGGACTATTCGCCCTACCGGTTCTATACCGCGGAAGAATGGTCCAAGTTTCGCGCGGATACGCCCCTCACCCTCACGGCGGATGAAGTTCATCGCCTGCGCTCGCTGAATGACCCCGTCGATCTCGACGAGGTACGACGCATCTACCTTTCACTCTCGCGCCTTCTGTCGGCGCATGTGGAATCATCGCAGATGCTGTTCGAGCAGCGCAAGCGCTTCCTCAGCATGTCGGGCGAGGCAAAGACCCCCTTCGTCATCGGCATTGCCGGCTCCGTTGCTGTCGGCAAGTCGACCACGGCCCGCATCCTCGCCGAGCTTTTGTCGCGCTGGCCATCGAGCCCCAAGGTCGATCTCGTGACCACGGACGGCTTTCTCTATCCGAACGCCGTGCTGCAACGCGAAAACATGATGGAGCGCAAGGGCTTTCCGGAAAGCTATGACATCGGCGCGCTCCTGCGCTTTCTGTCAGCCATCAAGGCCGGCCAGCCAAACGTCAAGGCGCCCAGCTATTCGCACCTGACCTATGACGTGCTGCCCGACACGTTCAAGATCATCGACAGACCGGACATCCTCATTTTCGAAGGCATCAATGTTCTGCAGTCGCGCAACCTGCCGGCAGATGGACGCATCGTGCCGATGGTGTCCGACTTCTTCGATTTCTCGATTTATATCGACGCCGAGGAAGAGCTTATCCATAGCTGGTATGTGAATCGCTTCATGCGGCTACGCCAGACAGCCTTCCGCAACCCGGAATCCTTCTTCAAGCGCTACGCTGAAATCAGTGAAGAAGCGGCGCTTGCTATCGCCGAGGGGCTCTGGGCCAACATCAACCTGAAGAACTTGCGCCAGAATATCCTGCCGACTCGGCCGCGCGCTGATATCATTCTTCAGAAGGGTCCCAACCACCTGACGGAGAAGGTGGCGCTGCGCAAGCTCTGA
- the hisF gene encoding imidazole glycerol phosphate synthase subunit HisF produces the protein MTLKARVIPCLDVKDGRVVKGVSFVDLIDAGDPVESAKAYDLAGADELCFLDITASSDNRDTIFDVVARTADHCFMPLTVGGGVRTVADIRKLLLAGADKVSINSAAVKNPDFVAEAADKFGNQCIVVSIDSKKVSKPGEEDRWEIFTHGGRQATGIDAVDFAEKMVARGAGELLLTSMDRDGQKTGYDIGLTRTIADRVSVPVIASGGVGNLDHMVEGIRDGHATAVLAASIFHFGTYSIGEAKRYMSEHGIPMRLD, from the coding sequence ATGACCCTCAAAGCGCGTGTCATTCCCTGCCTGGACGTGAAGGACGGCCGTGTCGTCAAGGGCGTGAGCTTCGTCGATCTCATCGATGCCGGCGACCCGGTGGAATCGGCCAAGGCCTATGACCTTGCCGGTGCCGACGAGCTCTGCTTCCTCGACATCACCGCCTCTTCCGACAATCGCGACACGATCTTCGACGTCGTGGCGCGCACGGCCGATCACTGCTTCATGCCGCTCACTGTCGGCGGCGGCGTGCGCACGGTGGCCGATATCCGCAAGCTCCTGCTCGCGGGCGCAGACAAGGTGTCGATCAATTCGGCAGCCGTGAAGAACCCCGATTTCGTCGCCGAAGCCGCCGACAAGTTCGGCAACCAGTGCATCGTCGTCTCAATCGATTCGAAAAAGGTTTCGAAACCCGGCGAGGAGGATCGTTGGGAAATCTTCACCCATGGCGGCCGTCAGGCAACCGGTATCGATGCGGTGGACTTCGCGGAGAAGATGGTGGCCCGCGGCGCCGGCGAGCTGCTCCTCACCTCCATGGACCGCGACGGCCAGAAGACCGGCTATGACATCGGCCTGACACGCACGATTGCCGATCGCGTGTCGGTGCCGGTCATTGCGTCGGGCGGGGTCGGCAATCTCGATCACATGGTGGAGGGCATCCGCGACGGGCACGCGACCGCCGTGCTCGCCGCCTCGATATTCCATTTCGGCACCTATAGCATCGGTGAAGCCAAGCGCTATATGTCTGAGCATGGCATTCCCATGCGGCTCGACTGA
- a CDS encoding DUF2628 domain-containing protein, with protein sequence MTSYLVFTSPGDKPADDIRFIADRFSWPAFVFPAFWLLFKRQWLAGIAVFIVQGAIAAASVEPRALLPGLLAGLAVKLLVALEGPRFLAARLEASGWTLHSIILAPDLATAEAISDSLMEAPVAPTSSIALKSADNGKAGTPAFGLFETYGER encoded by the coding sequence ATGACGTCCTATCTGGTCTTTACTTCTCCCGGCGATAAGCCGGCCGACGATATCCGGTTCATCGCGGACCGATTTTCCTGGCCTGCCTTCGTGTTTCCGGCCTTCTGGCTGCTGTTCAAGCGTCAATGGCTGGCGGGGATTGCCGTCTTCATTGTCCAGGGTGCTATTGCGGCCGCGAGTGTTGAGCCCAGGGCTCTGCTGCCAGGATTGCTTGCCGGGCTGGCGGTGAAGCTTCTGGTTGCACTGGAAGGTCCGCGCTTCCTCGCTGCCCGTCTGGAAGCTTCCGGATGGACGCTGCATTCGATCATCCTGGCGCCGGACCTTGCGACCGCGGAGGCGATCTCAGACAGCTTGATGGAAGCCCCCGTCGCCCCCACATCCTCAATCGCATTGAAGAGCGCCGACAATGGCAAGGCCGGCACGCCGGCCTTCGGACTCTTCGAAACCTATGGAGAACGCTGA
- a CDS encoding phosphoribosyl-ATP diphosphatase, translating into MGKQFDLSDLEEIVAERAKASPDQSWTAKLVAHGQAKAAKKLGEEAVETVIAAISNDRDNLVAESADLLYHLMVVLKIAGIPLQDIMEELGRRTAQSGLQEKASRQTP; encoded by the coding sequence ATGGGTAAGCAGTTTGATCTTTCCGACCTCGAAGAGATCGTGGCCGAGCGGGCGAAAGCTTCGCCCGACCAGTCCTGGACGGCCAAGCTCGTGGCCCATGGTCAGGCGAAGGCGGCCAAGAAGCTCGGGGAAGAGGCTGTCGAAACGGTGATAGCAGCGATTTCCAACGACAGGGATAATCTTGTCGCGGAAAGCGCCGACCTCCTCTATCACCTGATGGTCGTATTGAAAATCGCAGGCATTCCGTTGCAGGATATCATGGAAGAGCTCGGACGGCGAACGGCGCAATCCGGCCTTCAGGAAAAGGCGAGCCGGCAGACACCATGA
- a CDS encoding alpha-ketoglutarate-dependent dioxygenase AlkB family protein produces the protein MRALPEGIRYLPGYFERDRQQALLDNIRQVVVDAPLFQPRMPKTGKPMSVRMTNCGSLGWVTDKERGYRYQAQHPETGEPWPAIPDQLLDLWRDVAGCEKMPEACLVNFYTDSARMGLHQDKDEQDLQSPVVSVSLGDTCLFRVGGCERSDPTTSFKLSSGDVVVLGGEGRLAYHGVDRIYPATSTLFKNGGRINLTLRRVTI, from the coding sequence ATGCGTGCTTTACCGGAAGGGATTCGCTATCTTCCCGGCTACTTCGAGCGCGACAGGCAGCAGGCCTTGCTTGACAACATTCGTCAGGTCGTCGTCGATGCACCGCTCTTTCAGCCCCGCATGCCGAAGACCGGAAAACCCATGTCGGTCCGCATGACCAATTGCGGCTCGCTCGGTTGGGTCACGGACAAGGAGCGCGGCTATCGCTATCAGGCGCAGCATCCTGAAACCGGCGAGCCATGGCCTGCAATACCGGATCAGCTGCTCGATCTATGGCGGGATGTGGCCGGTTGCGAAAAGATGCCGGAAGCTTGTCTTGTCAATTTTTATACCGACAGCGCCAGGATGGGCCTGCATCAGGATAAGGACGAACAGGATCTGCAATCGCCCGTCGTTTCGGTATCGTTGGGAGACACCTGCCTGTTTCGTGTCGGCGGTTGCGAGCGGAGCGATCCAACGACCTCCTTCAAGCTTTCCAGCGGCGATGTCGTCGTGCTGGGCGGCGAGGGCAGGCTTGCCTATCACGGTGTCGATCGCATCTATCCGGCGACTTCGACGCTTTTCAAGAATGGTGGCCGCATCAATCTGACCCTTCGCCGGGTCACGATCTGA